Proteins found in one Oscillatoria sp. FACHB-1407 genomic segment:
- a CDS encoding vWA domain-containing protein yields MNNTERDLRLEMLNSLLTTPHRKLEQVAEIHQLIVELDPIFYGHLAVWYQRNGDVRDHKEVFVAHLLTSDLVEHRDAGFIMLQEFPPYQVARVVDFMKQHRNKLPRSARTAVQRYLKVRESNPALFDRAALRGRKAMKHLYASLHIKPDERANAILFRDQPPVGSLAEVLKQLAKTESAAEQARLIVEFKLPYAIAIGAIKQLTPTVLVALINSMTPQEVINNLKSLKARGAMDHPEVKALIDGKLDEASKSTRVAAFKAQVAADAADLDDDTLARLEKVTNEQVKQRGVITRPTALLVDKSGSMENAIELGKRLAALISGITQADLFVYAFDNIPYPVAAQGKELTDWERAFQYIKAGGGTSIGAPLEAMRKKRQVVDQIIVVTDEGENAAPYFGEVYKTYCRELAVMPNVVIVRVGGYCNWLESQLKGQQAPVETFTFAGDYYSLPNLVPLLTCPSRLDLLMEILDTPLPVRSDK; encoded by the coding sequence ATGAACAACACTGAACGCGATTTGCGTCTGGAAATGCTCAACAGCTTGCTCACCACCCCTCACCGCAAGCTGGAGCAAGTGGCAGAAATCCACCAACTGATCGTTGAACTTGACCCCATCTTCTACGGGCACCTGGCAGTCTGGTATCAGCGCAATGGTGACGTGCGCGACCACAAGGAAGTGTTTGTTGCTCACCTGCTGACCAGCGATCTGGTAGAACACCGCGATGCAGGATTCATCATGCTGCAAGAGTTTCCCCCTTATCAGGTAGCTCGTGTGGTGGACTTCATGAAGCAGCACCGCAACAAGTTACCTCGTTCTGCCCGGACTGCCGTACAGCGGTATTTGAAGGTGCGGGAAAGCAACCCTGCCCTATTCGATCGCGCCGCTCTGCGGGGACGTAAGGCAATGAAGCACCTGTATGCCTCGTTGCACATCAAGCCTGACGAGCGAGCAAATGCGATTCTGTTCCGTGATCAACCTCCAGTAGGTTCGTTGGCAGAGGTGCTAAAGCAGCTTGCAAAGACTGAAAGTGCCGCAGAACAGGCACGGTTGATTGTCGAGTTCAAGTTGCCCTATGCGATCGCCATTGGTGCGATCAAGCAACTGACTCCGACTGTTCTGGTGGCGTTAATTAACAGCATGACTCCACAGGAAGTGATCAATAACCTCAAGTCCCTGAAGGCAAGAGGCGCAATGGATCACCCAGAGGTGAAGGCGTTGATTGATGGCAAGCTGGATGAAGCATCCAAGAGTACGCGAGTTGCGGCATTCAAAGCTCAAGTTGCAGCCGATGCAGCGGATCTCGATGACGATACCCTGGCCCGGTTGGAGAAGGTGACGAATGAGCAGGTGAAGCAGCGTGGTGTCATTACCCGTCCCACAGCGTTGCTCGTAGATAAGTCAGGTTCGATGGAGAATGCGATCGAATTAGGGAAGCGACTCGCCGCCCTGATCTCTGGCATTACTCAGGCAGATCTGTTTGTCTACGCCTTCGACAACATTCCCTACCCTGTCGCTGCACAGGGCAAGGAGTTGACCGACTGGGAGCGGGCATTCCAGTACATCAAGGCAGGTGGCGGTACGAGCATTGGTGCGCCTCTGGAAGCGATGCGGAAAAAGCGTCAGGTAGTGGATCAGATCATCGTCGTCACAGACGAAGGTGAGAATGCGGCTCCCTACTTCGGTGAGGTTTATAAGACCTACTGCCGGGAGTTGGCAGTGATGCCTAACGTAGTAATCGTTCGTGTGGGTGGTTACTGCAACTGGCTAGAGAGCCAACTGAAGGGACAGCAAGCCCCTGTAGAAACGTTTACCTTTGCGGGAGACTACTACAGCTTGCCCAACCTCGTACCTCTGTTAACCTGTCCATCTCGTCTAGACCTGCTGATGGAGATTCTAGACACACCGCTGCCTGTGCGATCGGATAAGTAG
- a CDS encoding GAF domain-containing protein, which translates to MSLHPTLSFLEQVLSQIRHVSQEIQCASGLDTALAAATVGARKILGSDRAIIYQFLPGGDGVVLAESVGREWQPIQGQLIYDPCFETKWNLLYQQGRTSAIADRETANLAPCYLELLTRLQVRANLVVPILLQPRDKALLPELWGLLIAHQCGSPRQWQSLDVEVLRHLAMQLGCKVQSLSSHSTVILHHEQPHLPGEQAAGAKTGSDRPTTHQASEAVDSDCGEGVSLKAFDYLQNPVWVFDIERLQMRWANPVSLHLWNATSRDELLSRDFSDASETTRIRLQSYLRQFEQGKTLIEQWTFYPEGQPVSVQCRCSGIPLEQGRLAMLVEGSVETDYLIDQDTLRSLEALRHTSVMISLYTLDGVPLLQNPAALRCYGDTSHPNIGNENAFLRHFVDPIIGQRAMTALEAGGVFSIETQVFTLEGIRWHGMDARRVNDPVTGKSTILVNEKDITAQQAALSDRLQVEAELDAQQTFLRQIIDTVPSSIYVKDKEGRLLVVNQASTEIHGSTVEAMLGKRETEFNPNFDPEQLKEFLTNNRAIMESRQACQQIQQITTSNGERRWYQTVIRPWIDANDQIQGIIGNSVDITQLKQAEAALQQKSERLATIITVQQDIALSHPDLDAVMALIVEHAQQLTHASGSVIELLEGDELVYRAVSGVAAPHLGFRLKAATSLSGQCITEGKILRCDDVEIDPRVDLAACRQIGVRSMVVVPLLTSSGCTGVLKVFSQAIAAFTEQDIQTLQLMAGFLAASIQLASEFESKNTLLQAFQESEERYRSVVSVMAEGIVLQQADGQITACNTSAERILGLTQDQMMGRTSIDPRWQAIHEDGSPFPGETHPAMVTLRTGEPQSNVIMGVHKPNGSLTWISINSQPLICPDQSLSYAVVTSFVDITVQKQAEINLRYQTERERMIATISQHIRESLDLNSILNTTVSEVRHFLQCDRVIIYRFNPDWSGTVVTESVAPGWNSILNMEIRDTYFVENREQAYAKRTSYARDNIYTTGLSPCHIELLETLQVKAKLVVPIWQGDTLWGLLVAHQCQAPRHWQSLEQDLLLQLATQVAIAIQQSELYHQVQHWNTHLELQVQERTAQLQQALDFEALLKRITDKVRDSLDEQEILRSAVQELALGLETVCCDTGIYNADQTTSTIAYEFSHHLSSAKGKTFAISSAPHTEVYQFLLQGQVCQFCDVAPNPLRSDQQLLTVLACPIMDDQGVLGDLWLFKPSDLEFNDQEVRLVQQVANQCAIALRQSRLYHAAQSQVEELARLNQLKDDFLSTVSHELKTPMSSMKTAIQMLEICLHPLGVFEPETNPINRYFQILQTEYQREMGLINDLLDLTRIDSGTEPLNLSPIHLQYWIAHVLEPFVERTYHQEQHLEIVIPDDLPPLTTDLSYLERVITELLHNAFKYTPSGEEITVSARLSPNQDRDFIRIEVSNTGVEIPELERDRIFDKFYRIPNNDPWKHGGTGLGLSLVKKIVQRLGGAIWVESSHSLTQIILQLPLDQHPARSIDGSQEL; encoded by the coding sequence ATGTCATTGCATCCTACCCTATCTTTTTTGGAACAGGTTTTGAGTCAGATCCGTCATGTGTCTCAAGAGATTCAGTGCGCTTCTGGTTTAGATACTGCTTTAGCGGCTGCAACTGTTGGTGCTAGAAAGATTTTAGGAAGCGATCGCGCCATTATTTACCAGTTCTTGCCAGGTGGAGATGGGGTCGTACTGGCTGAATCTGTCGGGCGGGAATGGCAACCGATTCAGGGGCAATTGATTTATGATCCCTGCTTTGAGACGAAATGGAATTTGCTCTACCAGCAGGGGCGAACTAGTGCGATCGCCGATCGAGAAACGGCAAACCTTGCTCCCTGCTACTTGGAACTCCTCACCCGCTTGCAAGTACGAGCCAATCTGGTCGTACCAATTTTGCTACAGCCTAGAGATAAAGCTTTATTGCCGGAACTCTGGGGGTTGTTGATTGCCCATCAATGCGGCAGCCCACGTCAATGGCAATCGCTTGATGTCGAAGTCTTGCGTCACCTTGCGATGCAACTGGGATGCAAGGTTCAAAGTTTGAGTTCTCATTCGACCGTCATTCTGCATCACGAACAGCCCCACCTTCCAGGTGAACAGGCTGCTGGAGCTAAAACAGGAAGCGATCGCCCTACAACCCATCAGGCTTCTGAAGCAGTTGATAGTGATTGTGGTGAAGGGGTATCCCTCAAAGCATTTGACTACTTACAAAATCCAGTTTGGGTGTTTGATATTGAGCGGTTGCAGATGCGATGGGCAAATCCGGTATCTCTACACCTGTGGAATGCAACCAGTCGGGATGAGTTACTGAGCCGTGACTTCAGTGATGCCTCAGAAACGACACGAATTCGGTTACAGAGCTACCTGCGACAGTTTGAACAGGGTAAGACGCTGATTGAGCAATGGACATTTTATCCAGAGGGGCAGCCTGTTTCAGTTCAATGTCGCTGCTCTGGTATTCCCCTAGAGCAGGGGCGTTTGGCGATGCTGGTAGAAGGTTCCGTTGAGACAGATTACCTGATTGACCAAGACACACTGCGATCGCTCGAAGCCCTACGCCATACCAGTGTCATGATCTCGCTTTACACGCTGGACGGTGTGCCTCTACTGCAAAACCCAGCCGCATTGCGGTGCTATGGCGATACATCCCATCCCAACATCGGCAACGAAAATGCCTTCTTGCGCCACTTCGTTGATCCAATCATCGGACAACGAGCCATGACGGCACTGGAGGCTGGAGGAGTTTTCAGCATCGAAACCCAAGTATTCACGCTAGAAGGCATTCGCTGGCATGGCATGGATGCACGTCGGGTGAATGACCCGGTAACGGGTAAATCTACAATCCTGGTAAATGAGAAAGATATTACCGCTCAACAAGCTGCCTTGAGCGATCGCCTGCAAGTAGAAGCTGAACTCGATGCCCAACAAACATTTCTCCGTCAAATTATTGATACCGTTCCCAGTTCAATCTATGTGAAAGATAAAGAAGGACGACTTCTGGTTGTCAATCAGGCAAGCACCGAGATTCACGGTAGTACTGTTGAAGCCATGTTGGGGAAACGGGAAACCGAATTTAATCCCAATTTTGATCCAGAGCAACTGAAAGAATTTTTGACGAACAATCGAGCGATTATGGAGAGTCGTCAGGCTTGTCAGCAAATTCAACAAATTACAACGTCAAATGGGGAGCGACGTTGGTATCAAACCGTGATTCGTCCCTGGATCGACGCAAATGATCAGATTCAAGGCATTATTGGTAACTCGGTTGATATCACCCAGTTGAAGCAAGCAGAAGCAGCACTTCAACAAAAGTCTGAGCGGCTTGCCACTATCATTACGGTGCAGCAAGATATTGCCCTGAGTCATCCCGATCTGGATGCGGTCATGGCATTGATCGTGGAACACGCGCAGCAATTGACCCATGCAAGTGGGTCAGTGATTGAACTGCTAGAAGGAGATGAACTAGTTTATCGAGCAGTGAGTGGTGTTGCGGCACCTCATTTAGGGTTTCGGTTGAAAGCCGCAACGAGTTTATCAGGGCAGTGCATTACAGAAGGAAAGATTTTGCGATGTGATGATGTGGAAATTGACCCACGAGTCGATCTAGCGGCCTGTCGTCAAATTGGCGTGCGATCGATGGTGGTAGTTCCCCTACTCACGTCAAGCGGGTGTACGGGCGTACTGAAGGTGTTTTCTCAGGCGATCGCGGCGTTTACTGAGCAAGATATTCAAACCTTGCAACTAATGGCAGGGTTCCTCGCCGCCTCAATTCAACTGGCGAGTGAATTTGAGTCTAAGAATACGCTCCTGCAAGCATTCCAGGAGAGTGAGGAACGTTACCGCTCTGTTGTGTCGGTAATGGCAGAAGGAATCGTGCTTCAACAAGCGGATGGACAGATCACGGCTTGTAACACTAGTGCCGAACGAATTTTAGGGCTGACTCAGGATCAAATGATGGGGCGCACCTCCATTGATCCACGTTGGCAGGCAATTCATGAAGATGGCTCTCCGTTTCCGGGTGAAACCCATCCGGCCATGGTGACACTGCGGACAGGAGAACCGCAGTCAAACGTGATTATGGGGGTTCATAAACCCAATGGCAGTCTCACCTGGATCTCCATTAACTCTCAACCTCTGATCTGTCCAGATCAATCACTTTCCTATGCCGTCGTCACGTCATTTGTTGACATCACGGTTCAGAAGCAGGCAGAAATTAATCTCCGATACCAGACAGAACGGGAACGGATGATCGCGACCATCTCCCAACACATTCGCGAATCCCTCGATTTGAATTCTATTCTCAATACGACGGTGAGCGAGGTGCGTCACTTCTTACAGTGCGATCGCGTCATCATTTACCGCTTCAACCCCGATTGGAGTGGAACTGTGGTGACAGAATCCGTCGCTCCGGGTTGGAACTCTATCCTAAACATGGAGATTCGGGATACCTATTTTGTCGAAAATCGTGAGCAAGCCTACGCAAAACGAACCAGTTATGCACGAGACAACATCTACACCACAGGATTAAGCCCATGCCATATTGAGTTACTGGAAACACTGCAAGTGAAAGCCAAACTGGTCGTTCCGATCTGGCAGGGCGATACCCTTTGGGGCTTGTTAGTTGCCCACCAGTGTCAGGCTCCGCGCCACTGGCAATCGTTGGAGCAAGATCTCCTGTTACAACTCGCAACCCAGGTGGCGATCGCCATTCAACAATCTGAGCTTTATCATCAGGTGCAGCACTGGAATACTCATCTAGAACTCCAGGTGCAGGAGCGTACCGCACAACTTCAGCAGGCATTAGACTTTGAAGCTCTGTTAAAACGCATCACTGATAAGGTACGTGACAGCCTGGATGAACAGGAGATTTTGCGTTCTGCCGTACAAGAACTGGCACTGGGGTTAGAGACTGTTTGCTGTGACACAGGCATTTATAACGCCGATCAGACGACCTCTACAATCGCTTACGAATTCAGTCATCACCTGTCTTCAGCCAAGGGTAAAACCTTTGCCATCTCAAGTGCGCCTCACACGGAAGTTTATCAATTCTTGCTGCAAGGGCAGGTTTGCCAATTTTGTGATGTGGCTCCTAACCCACTGCGCTCGGATCAGCAGTTGCTAACGGTGCTTGCCTGTCCCATCATGGATGATCAAGGGGTACTGGGTGATCTCTGGTTATTCAAGCCTTCGGATTTAGAGTTTAATGATCAGGAAGTGCGATTGGTGCAACAGGTTGCTAATCAATGTGCGATCGCCCTTCGTCAATCTCGCTTGTACCACGCTGCCCAGTCGCAGGTCGAGGAATTAGCACGACTCAATCAACTCAAAGATGATTTTCTGAGCACTGTCTCCCATGAGTTGAAAACACCCATGTCGAGTATGAAAACGGCAATTCAGATGTTGGAGATTTGTTTGCACCCGTTAGGTGTTTTTGAGCCAGAAACGAATCCCATTAATCGCTACTTCCAAATTCTGCAAACTGAGTATCAGCGGGAAATGGGACTGATTAATGACCTGTTAGACTTGACTCGAATTGATTCTGGAACAGAGCCTCTAAACCTTTCTCCCATTCATCTCCAATATTGGATTGCTCATGTGTTAGAACCCTTTGTGGAACGCACCTATCATCAAGAGCAACACCTGGAAATCGTGATTCCAGACGACTTACCACCGCTGACAACAGATCTTTCCTATCTCGAACGGGTTATCACAGAGTTACTCCACAATGCCTTCAAATACACACCTTCGGGAGAAGAGATTACCGTTTCAGCCCGTTTATCCCCCAATCAGGATAGAGACTTTATCCGCATTGAAGTGAGCAATACAGGGGTAGAAATTCCTGAATTGGAGCGCGATCGCATCTTCGATAAGTTTTACCGCATTCCCAACAACGACCCATGGAAACATGGGGGTACGGGGTTAGGATTGTCCCTTGTCAAGAAGATCGTTCAACGACTGGGTGGTGCAATTTGGGTGGAGAGCAGCCATTCTCTCACCCAGATCATCTTGCAACTCCCCCTCGATCAACACCCTGCTAGATCAATTGACGGTTCTCAAGAATTGTAG
- a CDS encoding DUF433 domain-containing protein: MRYQDIITIEPGKRGGKPCIRGMRITVYDVLSYLASGMTYEEILDDFPYLTQEDILACLGYAADREGQTLTIQV; the protein is encoded by the coding sequence ATGCGATATCAAGACATCATCACGATTGAGCCTGGAAAACGTGGAGGCAAACCCTGCATTCGCGGAATGCGAATCACGGTTTATGATGTGCTGTCCTATTTGGCTTCAGGCATGACGTATGAGGAAATTTTGGATGACTTTCCTTATCTAACTCAGGAAGATATTCTCGCTTGCTTGGGCTATGCGGCTGATCGCGAAGGACAAACCCTGACAATTCAAGTATGA
- a CDS encoding MerR family transcriptional regulator: protein MLTVSEVAHIFGVDRNTIKKWAYKFRDYLSSKANPSKGEIRYFTQEDLMVLALVSYYWEEEPDYEHIYAHLNSKDHYSDCYVAVAYVNTPIFQDIPDDFEGGEYPALIGFGGWKQDESDLSFRIANAYKIAGDQLVETAISSHTAYELFYPIVFAYRHALEVYLKILLYPNKYEKTHELSPLIHACQIKFGKEFSKWSKDRLYEFEEMDCYSDAFRYADSKTPYPTRETIVNLRQLRVVVDHLCTDMKNLARNINIPPVYLS from the coding sequence ATGCTGACAGTAAGTGAGGTTGCTCATATTTTTGGTGTAGATCGAAATACTATTAAGAAGTGGGCTTATAAGTTTCGAGATTACTTGAGTTCCAAGGCCAATCCTTCTAAAGGAGAAATACGCTACTTCACGCAAGAAGATTTAATGGTATTAGCCTTGGTTTCTTACTACTGGGAAGAAGAACCAGATTATGAGCATATTTATGCTCATCTAAATAGTAAAGACCATTATTCGGATTGTTATGTAGCAGTCGCGTATGTGAATACACCAATCTTTCAAGACATCCCTGATGATTTTGAAGGGGGTGAATACCCAGCATTAATAGGGTTCGGTGGATGGAAACAAGATGAAAGTGACCTTAGCTTCAGAATAGCAAATGCCTACAAAATAGCAGGCGATCAGTTAGTAGAAACAGCCATATCTTCTCACACAGCATACGAATTGTTTTATCCGATTGTTTTTGCATATCGTCATGCGCTGGAAGTGTATCTAAAAATTCTCCTCTACCCTAATAAATATGAGAAAACTCATGAGCTATCGCCCCTAATCCATGCTTGTCAAATCAAGTTTGGAAAGGAGTTTTCTAAATGGTCTAAAGACCGTTTATACGAATTTGAGGAGATGGATTGCTACTCCGATGCTTTTCGCTATGCAGATAGCAAGACTCCTTATCCTACTAGAGAAACGATCGTTAATCTTAGACAACTGCGAGTTGTTGTAGATCATCTATGTACAGATATGAAGAATTTGGCTCGTAATATCAACATACCTCCAGTTTATTTGTCTTAG
- a CDS encoding IS1-like element transposase produces MQYAYQGYLPDVKQKISDMAVNGSGIRDTARVLHISPTTVIEELKKRTRD; encoded by the coding sequence TTGCAATACGCTTATCAAGGATATTTGCCAGACGTTAAGCAGAAGATTAGCGATATGGCAGTCAACGGCAGTGGTATTCGGGATACCGCACGAGTCCTCCACATTAGCCCAACCACCGTAATTGAAGAATTAAAAAAAAGAACACGCGATTGA
- a CDS encoding 3'-5' exonuclease, giving the protein MMNLTQYDYYLALDLEATCCNQETIKRHQMEIIEIGAVMVAAQDLTVIDQFQTFIKPVRYPVLTPFCKSLTTITQKQVDQAPGYVEAIALLKQWLSNYPNAVFGSWGDYDRNQFKQDSKFHNVPFPIAYPHVNLKQLFSEAQGLPKRYGMAEALQLAGIALEGTHHRGIDDARNIAKLLPFILGKQQLTQPSTA; this is encoded by the coding sequence ATGATGAACTTAACTCAATACGATTACTATTTAGCCCTTGATTTAGAAGCGACCTGTTGTAACCAAGAAACGATCAAGCGGCACCAGATGGAAATTATCGAAATCGGAGCCGTAATGGTTGCAGCACAGGATTTAACTGTGATTGATCAATTCCAAACATTCATCAAACCCGTTCGTTATCCTGTCCTCACACCGTTCTGCAAGTCATTAACCACAATTACCCAGAAACAAGTTGATCAGGCTCCGGGTTATGTAGAGGCGATCGCCCTCTTAAAACAATGGCTGTCCAATTACCCCAATGCGGTGTTTGGTTCCTGGGGTGATTATGACCGCAACCAATTCAAACAGGACAGTAAGTTTCATAACGTTCCTTTCCCTATTGCTTATCCGCACGTCAACCTTAAACAGTTGTTCAGTGAGGCTCAAGGTTTACCCAAGCGATATGGCATGGCAGAAGCCCTGCAACTGGCGGGCATTGCACTGGAGGGAACTCATCACCGGGGCATTGATGATGCCAGAAACATTGCTAAATTGCTGCCGTTTATTCTGGGTAAACAGCAACTAACTCAGCCCTCAACCGCTTAA
- a CDS encoding DUF3122 domain-containing protein — protein MRCRIRQVFSWLLLLGAIVLGILLTLGVFNPSNAMATIRQLEEAPGQVVYQSRQTLKDQHGNAWQTIAFKRMRSDGTTSFELRLVGFPGVVEIDRSQPLTLTNSLSETLTATDTSSRIFTEATKPEPNVGQYDLQPLLPQLQVGIPLKLTLPVINSEAINLSISPSLVEEWQTVANENHT, from the coding sequence ATGAGATGTCGAATTCGACAAGTTTTTTCGTGGTTATTGTTGTTGGGAGCGATCGTATTAGGGATTTTGCTGACACTAGGAGTTTTTAATCCTTCTAATGCAATGGCAACGATTCGACAATTGGAAGAAGCACCAGGACAGGTTGTTTATCAATCTCGTCAAACGCTCAAGGATCAGCATGGCAATGCGTGGCAGACAATTGCATTTAAACGAATGCGCTCGGATGGAACTACAAGTTTTGAGTTGCGGTTAGTCGGCTTTCCAGGCGTGGTGGAAATCGATCGCTCCCAACCCCTAACCTTAACGAACTCATTAAGTGAAACACTAACTGCAACGGATACTTCTAGTCGCATCTTCACTGAAGCAACTAAACCTGAACCCAATGTGGGGCAATACGATCTTCAACCTTTATTGCCACAGCTACAGGTGGGAATTCCACTGAAGTTGACATTACCAGTCATCAATAGCGAAGCGATAAATCTGTCCATTTCACCGTCGTTGGTTGAAGAATGGCAAACCGTTGCAAACGAGAATCACACCTGA
- a CDS encoding IS1 family transposase, giving the protein MVNRLLLEQLENRSELMMIVRVEEAEMGRFVGSKKRQRWLWSAIEHQSGQMLAYGLAPHEDDA; this is encoded by the coding sequence GTGGTTAATCGACTGTTGTTGGAGCAGTTAGAGAATAGATCAGAACTCATGATGATTGTTCGAGTGGAGGAGGCTGAAATGGGTCGCTTTGTCGGGTCTAAGAAACGACAGCGTTGGTTGTGGTCTGCGATCGAGCATCAAAGCGGCCAGATGCTAGCTTATGGTTTGGCACCACATGAGGATGATGCTTGA
- a CDS encoding type II toxin-antitoxin system Phd/YefM family antitoxin, translating to MSTQISYVDAQVNLGELCDRVVETGEAVIITRPDGKNVALVSEAELSSLLETLYLLRSPANASRLATALERSKSGEVQPQAINELYQRFGLEEKDTNDN from the coding sequence ATGTCAACCCAAATTTCTTATGTTGATGCTCAAGTCAATCTCGGTGAATTGTGCGATCGCGTTGTTGAGACAGGTGAAGCCGTGATCATCACTCGCCCTGATGGTAAAAATGTTGCTCTAGTTTCTGAAGCTGAATTGTCGAGTTTGCTGGAAACGCTTTATTTGTTGCGATCGCCTGCGAATGCATCTCGTTTAGCCACAGCGTTAGAGCGATCGAAATCAGGTGAAGTACAACCGCAAGCGATCAATGAGTTGTATCAGAGATTTGGGCTTGAAGAGAAAGATACTAACGATAATTAG
- a CDS encoding Txe/YoeB family addiction module toxin, with translation MGAEVEQKQNREAVFQPEFIEDLEYWVETDRKMALRIIKLVKEILREPFEGTGKPEPLKYDLAGCWSRRLNKEHRIVYRVSDRQIDFLQARYHYE, from the coding sequence ATGGGTGCTGAGGTTGAACAGAAACAGAATCGCGAGGCTGTGTTTCAGCCTGAGTTTATTGAAGATCTGGAATATTGGGTTGAAACCGATCGCAAGATGGCACTCCGCATTATCAAGTTGGTTAAAGAAATTCTCCGCGAACCTTTTGAAGGAACTGGCAAGCCAGAGCCTCTGAAATACGATTTAGCTGGATGCTGGTCACGTCGCTTGAATAAAGAACACCGAATTGTTTATAGGGTCAGCGATCGCCAGATTGATTTTCTGCAAGCACGGTATCACTACGAGTAA
- a CDS encoding NAD(P)/FAD-dependent oxidoreductase, whose product MAHVVVIGAGLGGLPTAYELRHLLPSKHQVTLISNTPKFTFIPSLPWVALDLMCLEQIQIDLPTLLPSQGIQWVQGTVKQIDPIARTLRVAEQIITYDYVVIATGADLALDAVPGLGPEEGYTQSVCNPHHAELAHAAWLKFLEKPGELVVGAVPGASCFGPVYEFALLADFVLRKRGLREQVPITIVTPEPYAGHLGIGGMANSAQLVTQLLQQRQVNLIENAAITGISADHIQLADGRVLPFCYSMLLPPFRGPRFLRDAVGLADRKGFLPVLPTYQHPDFDSVYGVGVITQLAPPEATPLPIGVPKTGQMTEAMGMAVAHNIAIKLGAIAATPVKPTLEAICFADFGDTGIVFLASPVLPDPELGRRRRAIALKGRWVSWAKTGFERYFLAKMRLGAAVPWFERLGLQGLGLSLVEPIQPKKEISTVRQ is encoded by the coding sequence ATGGCTCATGTTGTAGTCATTGGGGCTGGATTAGGAGGATTACCAACGGCTTATGAACTCAGGCATCTATTGCCATCTAAGCATCAGGTTACGTTAATTTCCAATACGCCTAAATTCACATTCATCCCTTCCTTGCCCTGGGTTGCTCTCGATCTGATGTGTCTAGAGCAAATCCAAATTGATCTTCCAACCCTTCTCCCTTCGCAGGGAATTCAATGGGTGCAAGGAACTGTAAAACAAATTGACCCGATCGCCCGCACGTTGAGAGTTGCAGAGCAAATCATCACCTATGATTATGTTGTGATTGCAACAGGAGCCGACTTAGCTCTAGATGCGGTCCCAGGTCTGGGTCCCGAAGAGGGTTACACCCAGTCGGTTTGTAATCCACATCATGCAGAACTCGCCCATGCCGCATGGCTTAAGTTTCTAGAAAAGCCAGGGGAGTTAGTAGTGGGTGCCGTACCAGGAGCCAGTTGCTTTGGTCCTGTGTATGAGTTTGCCCTGTTAGCTGATTTTGTCTTGCGAAAGCGGGGATTGAGAGAGCAAGTTCCGATCACAATTGTCACTCCAGAGCCTTATGCAGGGCATCTGGGAATTGGTGGGATGGCAAACTCAGCCCAACTCGTGACCCAACTGCTACAGCAGCGGCAGGTCAACCTGATTGAAAATGCTGCAATTACAGGTATTTCAGCCGATCATATCCAGTTAGCCGATGGGCGAGTTTTACCATTTTGCTATTCAATGCTCCTCCCTCCCTTTAGAGGTCCCCGTTTCCTACGTGATGCTGTAGGGTTGGCTGATCGTAAGGGCTTTTTACCCGTTTTACCCACCTATCAGCATCCTGATTTTGACTCGGTTTATGGGGTTGGGGTCATTACTCAACTGGCTCCACCTGAGGCCACACCCCTTCCCATCGGTGTACCCAAAACAGGGCAAATGACCGAGGCAATGGGAATGGCAGTGGCACACAACATTGCGATTAAGTTGGGCGCGATCGCGGCTACTCCCGTCAAACCCACATTAGAGGCAATTTGCTTTGCTGACTTTGGCGATACAGGAATTGTGTTTCTCGCCTCTCCCGTTTTACCTGACCCTGAACTCGGTAGACGGCGACGGGCGATCGCGCTAAAGGGACGGTGGGTTAGTTGGGCAAAGACAGGGTTTGAGCGGTATTTTCTGGCAAAGATGCGATTGGGAGCAGCCGTTCCCTGGTTTGAACGATTGGGCTTACAGGGGTTGGGGTTGTCATTGGTAGAACCCATCCAACCCAAAAAAGAAATTTCAACTGTAAGGCAATGA